AGACGTTTTATAACAATTAACACCTGAACTTACCCGTGAAAGCAAGTTTTGATGTGTCAAAAATCTGTTGTCACGGGAGTTTACTTCCTGATTATTAAAACGCACTGCCATAATACAAGTCTTTCTCTGTTAAAGCTTTGCTATAAGATTAGCTTTTATTAGACAACCATCATTAGACAGATTTGTAACTATCGTTAATTTATATTCGTGCTGCGCTGcgagtaaaaaaacatttaatatgtgAAACCAAACGAAAGTTGATTGCGTTGCAAGATATTTTATTAACTCTGACCTTTATTATGAAAGGGTTTGGTTGCTGGGATACAGTATATTAGCTCGACCATGATAGATTAAGGTCACTGTGGTGAACCGCACACAGCTGACACATAAAGACAGAGCAGTATGTCGGTCAGAGTGATTAGCAAGATTAGTCAACTCTAAtcgaatttaatctattttttaagTATGTAGATTTCAAACAAATTACTAAAACGGCACTGTTTCACCACACTATTCTTTTAGATGTCACATTTATTGTCTCATGTGATCATACAGAATGtcgtgtttttaataaaaattacctAATTTAATAAACCACAGTGCAAGTTAAATTACAATTCCCTAAATTGCTAAATATATGTTgacaaaatgctaaaataaacttGGGGTCACCCCTGAAGTTTTACATGATCCTACAGATTATTGTATCCAcagtaccattcattcattcattcattcatttcatatttggctcagtccctttattaatctggggtcaccacagcggaatgaaccgacaacttatccagcatatgttttcatgtagcggatgcccttccatctgcaaccccaACACCATcatattgttattaaaattatttattttcttatgaattaaaaaaacataaagaaCAGcttataacattttacaataaaataaataaataaatatacatgccAGAAGTtagtataaataaaacacataaatgtacatgtattaattaaataaatacattcacaaaGTTCAcaaatttttgccatttttaggGCTTTCTTGTTTAGAGAGTGTCTGATACTGGAAATATACAAGCATATTTCAGTCAccaatatttttaaattagatttcttattagtaaatttacatttataaatgtagttTATGATTAGACAGACAGTAAAGCTAAATAGTGCATTTTCACATAACAataaaagaggttttgaacactgttattaataaatgtttgtgCCTCACACCATAAATTGACTGAGTAGGCTTTGTACAATGCCAAAGAAAGTGTAAAGTCGTCTTctcatattcatttttaaaaattcaacatCAGTCCctcttacatttttgtaaataatgttttgctggataattttactaacattatttattaaactaatatatatatatatatatatatatatatatatatatatatatatatatatatatatatatatatatatatatatatatatatatatatatatatatatatatatatatatatatatatatatatatatatatatatatatatatatatatatagtgccaTCTAGCGTTCCAGATCAGTGTTGCTTGACggaaaatcagaaaatatttttACGTGGTTTACGGCTGTTTGAATTCTGCGTCCCGCCAAAATTTAACGGTAACGGCATCGTCAACGACACCCAGGATATTTTTGTCACCTCAGAATTATTGCTGCTTGTTAAACACGTAATTTATTTGTAAGTCTCTGTttgtttaaatggtttaaatgtgTAGTCTTGTGAAATGTTTGTGTTCTTGCAAGTTTACGAGAAAAcgagctccgccctaaatgatcTTGTGGCCGCGCGCGGGTAACAGTTGTTTACGACACCAGCTGACGTTCGCTGAGACAGATTCttgaatatatttaaacacaAGTCACTGTCTAAATTAATGTTTTGGTTTCTTGTGGATTATTTATAGTGAAAATAAGTGTGTTGACATTGACATTGAAAGCCTGGAAATGAAGCCCAGTGTCTGGAATATAAAGGAGATGTTGAGCATCCCCTCAACTTCTGGGTATGTTTCATTTCTGTTCTGTACTAACGTTAGAGCACTGTCATTTACATTTACCACACGAAGCTGACATTACAGTTTAGTGTATTTTATAGTACTCTTTATTCGAAACTTTGTTACAGAGGAATGAAAGCTAGTAAGGGTCTGGGAACCAGCGACTACTCCAGCTTGTCTGACTCTCAGTTATTGCTGGGATCCCAAATGTGGCCTGACAACTCACAAGGGTTTTCTCTGGAGATGAGTGGACAGAGCAAAGGTTCACAACATACTTCACAGGAGGTAAACATATCGGTCCTGAACTATGGATTCATTTTGACTGTAGAACATGCCCAGTTTTACTTTGTGCAAAATAATGACTGTATtctgcagttttattttattcatccacACATTTAAGCATTGTGGAAGagaactgaatattatttaagtTCTGTAAGTATTATTGGGtattatacataatatttaaatttgaaacTTTACATCTTTTACAGATGAAGGAAATGACTGTCTCCAGTAGTTACAGTTCTAAGCCATTTTTGTTTGGCAGTGATGGGAAATTCCCAAGCTTCACCAGTGGCAAATCTGTTGGCGTCTTAGACAGATTTGAGGAGGAGAAGAGAAAAGCCAAAGAAAAATATGAAAGGTATTTATTCTTCATCATCACAGTGAAAAAACTATTTAACTTTTAACAGATGATTGTTTTTAAGTTTCCTAATGCAATTCTGTTTCCCTTTTTAGGGAAATTCTTACTAATGGAATTCTAAAACTGCAGGAATCTCTGGAAAATGTAAGTaaatcatgcatttttaatggTTTCAGTATCACTAGACTTTCACTTACCTATTTCCTTTTAGACCAGAGAGACGTTATTAAACCACTTTGATGGAGGTAATGACATTACCAGGAATATTTTGGTAGAGAGAATGGATCATTTTTCTAAAACAAGtatgttatattgtattatgtAATATTGGATTATATATCAATAGCAGATGCATGTTTATAAAAGTTAACTGTAGTAGATATTCAGAGCATATGATATTTTGTTCTCCATTGCAGTTGAAGGTTATTTAAACAGTGTGAAAATGTGTATAACATGTCAGTTTGAGACTCTGcagaaccaaacacaaacagaatTAACAGACAGGGAAGCCAAGGTAAGGGCTGAAAATATAACTGAAACAATCTGTGTTAAAGGTATTGTGAATGTACTTTGTATTGATTTACCCAGTTAAGCCACATTTATTTTCTATCCAATTAGAGTGCTCTGGCTGCAAAAGAATTGAGCTCAAATATGCTTAACCTCCAGCGAGATCTGGAAGCCCTGAAGGCAGAGCAAAGCAAAGAGCAGGGCATGCTGGGAAAAATTCTGTCTCAGCTCTGCACTTTGATTTCTATTCATAAGCCGACAACAGGGCCTGGCTCTGCCAGGATGATTGACAGTGAGGTTCAGACATCACCCAGACTGTTTGAGAGGTTCTGTGTAATGTCGGCTGAAAAAACATGACGAGAAAAGATGATATATAACAGGCCTGTCATTTATTCAGGAAAAGCTGTAGAACAGAACCAATGTCCTCTTACAACAGAAAAGACACAAAACAGAAATGCACATGCTCTGCCTGTATCAATGCAGCAGACACATGTCACCGAAGAGGTTTCCCTTGATGCTTCACAGGAATTTTGGTGCAAAAAGTTAGTTGAGAGCAGACCTTCAAACCCACTTGTGGATGCTCAGTCCACTTCATCCACAGAGGACCACAGAAGACAGTTTGTAGATAGACCCCTAGAGCCTGAAAAACCAATGTTTGTGAGAGAGAATAGATTGGGCACTAATGCCATGCCACGACTTAAAGAACCTAAGAGGCGCCAAAAAGCACTGAACTACCGGGGGAAAAGGAGAGCCTTGGTTCTGCCACAAAGACAAGCAGTGAGAAAAAAAGGAGCAACAAAGTTCTCAGGAAACAGCCAAAGTGAAGACCTTCAGTGTGGAAAAAAAGACAGAGTACCCTTGTCTTCTCTTGACAACTGGAAATTTGCCAAAACATTTGTTGAAGAGGATCATCCAAGACTACAGAAGCAAGCCCCAGTTGCACCAGTCAGTAGGTGTGTAGCTGAACATGCATTAAATCCCTTAAATTTGTGGTCTGAGGACACAGACAGCTCCCAAATGATGGTGGAATACAAGATGGCTGAATGGGAAAATGTTGCGCCTGAACCTAAAGCTTGTGTCACAGAAAGTGAAGGAGGCCTCTGGCAGCTCTTTGACTTTACCAATGACTCAGAGTAAGCTGGAGAATACTTAATTTTTTAGTAGGTTAGAACTTCAGACTGCCTTTGAACAAGTGAAACGTATTCTTTAACCACTTTTCTATCTATGGATGTTACCTTCTGTTTTTGTGCTTTGGCAAtgcttttctgtttatttagcaCATACTGATATTATATAAACCTATGTCATATTTTTTCACAAATCTTATTCCAGAAATTTGTGGCTTAACAAATGTCCGTGTAACATTAATAAGtacaaaacagttttaaaatattttcaacttGGTTTGCAGTTAAGTTATGACATATTTATCTCATTTTAAGTTTGAAACtttaacatgtttaataaatTGCAGTACATATATGTATTGTGTGACTCCATGCAATGTATTTTTACTATTCTAGTTAATATTTTAGCACAACTTTTCTGAGGGTTACTTAATCTAGCTTGTAAGAGTATTTCATATTATCACATAACTTAAATCCACAAATGTAAATCATATCAAAGTAAAAAACCACTAAGGCACATACAGCATTATAAACCTAActgattttaaagtaaaaattcgTATCTATTTTAGAAAGCTTTACACTTTCTATATCTTTCTAAGTCCTCTTATCCTGTGAATGACATAAAAAGCGTTATTTTGTTATTGATAAATCTCTGTTGGAGAGATAGTGTTATTCCTCTACCAAGTCAGCAGGAGGAGGCATGAGTCCACGAGGGTTCAGATTTGCCACCAAACACACATCATAACTGTCGTGCATCAGAGCCTGCTTTGCCACCACAGTCCATACATTTTCCCATGGATCCAACTGGAGGATGTCTTTAGTGATGGTATCATGACGATCTTGGGAAAGAGTGAAGCACTCACAATGTAATCACAAATATTAATGTAGTTCATGATGCTTGCATTAATTTGCCTGCAGGTTAAAGGCTAAACTAAGTGGACTGATTGTGAAATTGTACAATACATATTTACCTGCCCCTTTGTAGTATCCGCAGACATAAAGTTTGCCATCAACAACACCAGAGTTTGATGCATTGCTGCGAAGTGTCAGGAGAGGCCATGGCAAAGGAGGACCATCTCTCCAGAAGTCTCCATCGGGGTTGTAGATCTCCACTACATTAAGGCAGTAACGTGACTGGCCACGATCCACACCTTCACATCCGATACCACCTGCACCAGGAGACATTGACGCACattttacagtacagtataaacttcaactgtattcattttttttaatcaaaataatcaaAAAGCATTGATTATGAAAAAATATCAAAGTCTTCCTTATGCCTTTGTGATGGTGCACAAAGCACTGTAATCATCACTATTTTCATAAGCTTTTTATGATAATAAGTACCAGGGTAATCCAGAGGTCTCACTCTATGGAAATGATAATAACCCATATGTCAAAAActgatgcttttaaaaaaaaatactgctaaTCCTGTTGACATTCTCACCTAGGACATAGATTTCTCCATTGAGTGCAACTGCGCTGCAACGGTATTTTGAATATTTCATAGGGCCGAGCTCACTCCACTTGTTGGTTTCTGGGTCATATTCAAGCAGGCGATTACTCATACGGTCAGGCTCGTCATCTGTGCGGAATGACTGTCGTTTATGAGACATGGCAGAGCAGGTGCATTACAGGGAAAGAGAGAAGGCAATAAACAAACTGTCATGCCACTTGGCTTGTACTTTCCAAATTGTAgtgatttatttagtttgtatCCATGCGTCATTCTCACGACTCTTCTTGTGTGATATATTTGCAGATTGAAccataatgattttaaaatttgGTAAATTACCTGAGGTGTCCGTCCTCCAAGCACATATAGGCGGCCCTTCATTCGAACTACACTGTGATATGCAAGCGGCATTGGCAGAGGAGCGGCACTACGCCAAGGCCCACCTTGTAGAGACCAGCGCTCAACACTATTGGTGATATGGTACTGGTTCTTCAACTTCATCTGGCCCCCAATTAGGTACAGATTTTCCCCCAAAGAGCTCAGTGCATAAGAGTCACGATACTCTGCTGAGCTCAAGTGCTTCCAGGAGCCCTGGGCTTCTTTGTTGTACCTGAAAGAAACACAGCAATGAactgtaaagggatagttcacccaaaagttttAATTAACTCACCATTTATTTACTGTCAAGTgtttacaaacctttatgagacacaaaggaagatattttgaagaatgttagaaacctttaACTGTTGACTTTTGTAGTAGGAAGAACAAATATTTTGGAagtgttacaggtttccaatgtatttcaaaatgtcctcttttgtgttcaaataaaGAAATATGCTCCAACAAGTTTGTGaaaagtgaaggttgagtaaataatggcagcaTTGTCAGTATTGAGTGAACTTTATCTACtatattgcattaaaaatgtgACACATTTTTTAGGTATTCTAAtgaagtgtttctcaaccacgttcctggaggaccaccaacactgcatgttttggatttcTTCTTTGTCACATcttttacaggtctttcagtctctgctaatgagctgatgatctgattcaggtgtgtttggttaaggagaatGTGCAGagatggtggtcctccaggaacgtggttgagaagcaCTGCCCTAATGAACTAATAAACAGATTAGTTTAGTGCATGAAGTATTACTGTTATTTCCTCCTCCAGAAACCTCACATGAAAATCTCCACGTTTTTGTCTTTATGCCTTGCCATCTTTCTGGCTCCTAGCTCTCCTGACACCACAATTTCATTCTTCTCAGTCACAACCCCAGCAAAGACATATCCAAGCGCTTCACCGTATCGTGGGGAGGTGATAAAAAGAGTCCGACCAGTGGTGGGAGCATAACAGAAGCTGCGCTCAGTGTAGCTTCCATAACGTGAGCGTATCCCTCCGCCCTCATTACCAATGCAGAGCAGCAGGTCCGTAGTCTCCATACCGTAGCGCAGTTTCAGTCGTCGCGGTGGAGCATCTGAATCCAAGCTCGCTGCTTCGATTGCCTCCTCCATTATCTGAAGACACTCAGCATCAGCTAGCAGTGCTGTGTTACGTTTCATTGTCCCTTTCAAGTAATCCGCACCCACAAGTGGAAGACGTACTTTCTTTAGTAGCTCTGGAAGGTGCCTGGCCCGGTTCTCTTCTTCTGACCCTACATTTCCGGGACAGTACTTCACCCAGCGCATCACCACATCCAAAATGCTCTCTTCTCGTGAAACATTGAGGTCGTCCGAGCTCAATAACGCCCCGAGCTGGTGTGCCTCCAACTCCAGCACTTCCTCGGCATAGCACACTTCAGTGAAATGCTGCCGCAGGTAGCGCTGAGCCTGGTCGGCCAACTCCTCTGCTCCTAGATCCCGGGCATAATAGTAGATTCCCAAGCAATTTGAAGTATCCATGTTGTCAATCATGTAGATCTGACAGCGACTAAACACATCGTCCATCTGTAGAAGAAAAGCCGCAACAGAGATGCCCTGCACATTGTCTGCGGTGAGCGGAAGATTGGAGCTGTACATGTATTCCAGCAGGAGAGCCAGGCTTGGGGCCGGCATGTCCCTTAACACCACCTGACGGTTGGAACATTCACGCAGGCCACAGGTGAACATTACGCGAAAGTAGGGGCTGAAGGCAGAAAGCACTGCACGGTGACATGGGAAGCTTACACCTTCAGCAACAAGAACCACGTCTGTTAACTGCTCGGCGTCCCGCATTCGGTTGAGCTGTTCCAACAGCGTTAAACCATGCTTGGCTCTCAGATCCATTTTGTTTCTGTGTCTAGATAGCTTAAAACTTAGCGAAGTGTTACACGTTGCCTAAATACATCCTGGAGGTCTTTAAAAAAGGGTCAAGGATAtctgaagaaagaaaaaacaaacaatcagcTAATGCTTTACCATGCTAGTGCGTCATTTATTGAAAAGTATACAGAGCCTTATTGAAAGTTAATTTTGGATGCACCAGTCATTTTTATCTCCCCCTAAGGGTCAGTGCTAAACAGGTCAATGCTTTGACATATCAACAGAAAGACAGATATTGTTTTATCAGTCACAGTCTAGTCACATAGCATTATATTAGCACATGCATCAGTAAATCGTACCAGATCTCTGGCTTCCTGTGGTGTCTGCCTTCAGGCAACAGTTCGTCCATTACCTCGACACAAACAGACTGGCTGCTTCATGTCTGACAGTAAACACTGGGGGAGAGAGTGTGCTCTGTCAACTCAGCCTTCCATGGCCATTCCCGCTAAGCAACAGTGCTAATTATAGACCATGATTTGTCAAACTAGCAAAGGGGGAGACATGAAAACATATTTCATGTTTCTTGAACTCTCAATGTTACCAAACACTACAGTATGTGCAGAaagttttgattttgattttgcaCAGTGATTATAGTGATTTTGTtatacttctgttttgttttttccagcttgaAATCCAGGGCAGGCTGTCAGTACTGGCCAAGAGAGCTGGGTCAAATTTCACACCATCATGCTCTCTACATGATCTATGCCTTAGCATTTGTTGCTTAATGCAAGCTTGATCTTAATGGTTACTTTTGGTGCAGCAACAGCTATTGCTAATGCATTTAgtgttaatattaaatttaatattattcattcatttaatcattttttttcggcctgtcccttttttaatcaagggttgccacagcggaataaaccgccaacttatccggcatatgttttacgcagcggatgcccttgcagctgcaacccatcactgggaaacatccataaactcttacatgcacacatacactatgaccaatatagtttattcaattcacctgtaccacatgtctttggactgtggaggaaaccggagcacccggaggaaacccacaaaacACCGGTgcggtggcacaatgggtagcgctgttgcctcacagcaagaaggtcgctggtttgagccatgactgggtcagtttgcatgttcttcccatgttcgcatgggtttcctcttggtgctccggtttcccccacagtccaaagacatgtgctgtaggtgaattgaataagctaaattggctgtagtttatgagtgtgaatgagagtttatggatgtttcccagtgttgggttgcggctggaagggcatcccctgcataaAATATGTCCTGgaaaagttgttggttcatttcgctgtggcgacccctgattaataaagggactaagcagaaaagaaaatgaatgaatataaataaataggaacTTTTGTAAAATCATGGATAGgctgaaaatgtattattagctgtttaattactaatatattaactgcagaaaaaacaaaatagcTAAAAGCTTTCAAGCCATTTTCCAAACCCATTTATTTAAGCCCTTTTAAGGACGATTTTGGGTTTTCCAGGATGAAGGTAACAGGATGAACTAAGTAAAATATCTCTTCCTGTCGTCTCTGTCATCAGTTCATAATATACTGAATGTCATAATGGAACTTTCTACCGGAACAGAAAAAAGTTTCCATGCAGTTCACCCTAGAGTGCAAAAACTAACAACTAATGAACACAGGAGGAAAGTCTGAGTCAGCATAAGCACTCAAATAAGACAATAGttgaaaaataaaatcactttgttacAAGAATCGTGTTTTATATAAGACAGAAACATTTACAGTTATTTTGTTAACTTGATTTGTTCATTTAACGTTTctgtaaatgtatgtatttattaaaaatattataagttAGAACTTGCTCTTAAGTTAATCATTGCTAGAAAGCACAGCTTTAACCAGCCCCGTTTATCTCCCCTATTAAGTATCCCTCACAGGTTTAGAGGTATTTATAAGATCTCTAGCATTGCAGAAAGTCCtatgaatatttttccagacaatGAAGTGTGATTGTGTGGTTTGCATTTAAGTCTTAAAGATCATCTACAGAAGCTAAATAGCACAAAATAGAGAGAATGGATTCAAGACATGAAGGGTATCATGTGAAGAGAGAGGTTATAGATGAACAGAGGCTGAAAGAGCGATCTCAGAGAATGGACCCTTCGCAGATCAACCTTCCTATCTCCCATCGGCTGAAGACATCACTCAGGTAAGGTGATGCATCCATAAAAACTACAATGTGTGTGACATGATTTGGCAGCATTTTTAAACAGTTTCCCCATTTCATCTATTTCAGCTGTTCTGTACCCAAAATCAAACGAAGCATAGTTGGTTTCTTGCCTGTTTTGTCCTGGTTGCCCCGTTACTCCATCTGGGATTATGGTATGCCAGATCTCATCTCTGGCATCAGTGTTGGTATTATGCATCTTCCACAaggtaaaacatgtttttttataatttaaaaaacagtatAATCTTTGAATAGGGTGTTTgaggtatttttatgttttaggaaTGGCATATGCTTTGCTGGCCTCACTGCCTCCAGTATTTGGACTCTACACATCCCTCTAtccttcattaatttattttatttttgggactTCCAGACACATCTCTGTAGGTAGGGGacattaataaaaatgattaccTTTAGTGTTTTCTGCTTGGAATTTTTCTaactttttaatctgttttttaccCTGTAATGTAAAAATGGACTTTCATATTcactttaaatgcatttgtgtgtgtgtttcaatgtACAGGCACATTTACTATCCTCAGTATTATGATTGGTAGTGTGACCGAGAGACTGGCCCCTGATGCAAATTTTCTTATTTACAATGGGACTAATGTGTCTGGGGAAGTGGATATTGCATCTAGAGATTTGTACAGAGTACAAGTTGCAGCTGCTGCCACTGTACTGGGAGGGCTCATTCAGGTgatgaaaaacaaacatacaaaatgtgcatatGCATATCTAAATCCATGTTTTTGATTAAACCATTTGAATCTATGTAATAAGCAGAACCTCATATTACATTtggacacacatacagtatatataattttttcattaAAGAGTCAATATTATTGTTGGATCTAACTAGAGTCTTGTATCGTCACCCTTAGGTTGTATTAGGCTTGGTGCAGTTTGGATTTGTTGGCACATATCTCTCAGAGCCTCTGGTTAGAGGTTATACCACAGCTGCCTCTGCTCATGCCGTAGTGGCCCAGTTGAAGTACATTATTGGAGTCTCACCCAAGCGCTTCAATGGACCTCTGTCTATTGTCTATGTGAGTACAATCACAGAACATAACTGAAAGAAACATGTTAAAGTTAAGTTAAGCATTACTCTGTTGTTTTTCTGTGCAGACTCTAGCAGACTTATTCACACTCTTGCCAGAGACTCATCTCCCAACTCTGGTGGCCAGTGTTGTGTCCATCGTGGTTCTTATCACTGCCAAGGAGCTTAACAATGCACTTAAGAAAAAAATGATTATACCCATACCAGTGGAGCTCTGCACTGTATGTAACCAAGGAGAAAAAAATCAGTCCTACCAATAAGCTGTTTTAGTATTGCATGTATTTTATTAGAATTGTTAAATCCTTAACAGAGTATCTCTGTCTTTGGTTGTTTATCAGTACATCCTGTCCTTGAGGTCTTCTCTGTTTTATTAATCTGTTTAGTCAGCATTTTGACTCTCTGCATCATATCTTGTAATAACTAATGACAACTAGACTGGCTTATTATTCACTACACAAGGAATCATTAACATCATTTTACCCTTAGCACgtgaaattcataaaagtttgtgt
Above is a window of Danio aesculapii chromosome 6, fDanAes4.1, whole genome shotgun sequence DNA encoding:
- the LOC130230952 gene encoding LOW QUALITY PROTEIN: interactor of HORMAD1 protein 1 (The sequence of the model RefSeq protein was modified relative to this genomic sequence to represent the inferred CDS: substituted 1 base at 1 genomic stop codon) codes for the protein MKPSVWNIKEMLSIPSTSGGMKASKGLGTSDYSSLSDSQLLLGSQMWPDNSQGFSLEMSGQSKGSQHTSQEMKEMTVSSSYSSKPFLFGSDGKFPSFTSGKSVGVLDRFEEEKRKAKEKYEREILTNGILKLQESLENTRETLLNHFDGGNDITRNILVERMDHFSKTIEGYLNSVKMCITCQFETLQNQTQTELTDREAKSALAAKELSSNMLNLQRDLEALKAEQSKEQGMLGKILSQLCTLISIHKPTTGPGSARMIDSEVQTSPRLFERFCVMSAEKTXREKMIYNRPVIYSGKAVEQNQCPLTTEKTQNRNAHALPVSMQQTHVTEEVSLDASQEFWCKKLVESRPSNPLVDAQSTSSTEDHRRQFVDRPLEPEKPMFVRENRLGTNAMPRLKEPKRRQKALNYRGKRRALVLPQRQAVRKKGATKFSGNSQSEDLQCGKKDRVPLSSLDNWKFAKTFVEEDHPRLQKQAPVAPVSRCVAEHALNPLNLWSEDTDSSQMMVEYKMAEWENVAPEPKACVTESEGGLWQLFDFTNDSE
- the kbtbd12 gene encoding kelch repeat and BTB domain-containing protein 12 is translated as MDLRAKHGLTLLEQLNRMRDAEQLTDVVLVAEGVSFPCHRAVLSAFSPYFRVMFTCGLRECSNRQVVLRDMPAPSLALLLEYMYSSNLPLTADNVQGISVAAFLLQMDDVFSRCQIYMIDNMDTSNCLGIYYYARDLGAEELADQAQRYLRQHFTEVCYAEEVLELEAHQLGALLSSDDLNVSREESILDVVMRWVKYCPGNVGSEEENRARHLPELLKKVRLPLVGADYLKGTMKRNTALLADAECLQIMEEAIEAASLDSDAPPRRLKLRYGMETTDLLLCIGNEGGGIRSRYGSYTERSFCYAPTTGRTLFITSPRYGEALGYVFAGVVTEKNEIVVSGELGARKMARHKDKNVEIFMYNKEAQGSWKHLSSAEYRDSYALSSLGENLYLIGGQMKLKNQYHITNSVERWSLQGGPWRSAAPLPMPLAYHSVVRMKGRLYVLGGRTPQSFRTDDEPDRMSNRLLEYDPETNKWSELGPMKYSKYRCSAVALNGEIYVLGGIGCEGVDRGQSRYCLNVVEIYNPDGDFWRDGPPLPWPLLTLRSNASNSGVVDGKLYVCGYYKGADRHDTITKDILQLDPWENVWTVVAKQALMHDSYDVCLVANLNPRGLMPPPADLVEE